A region from the Candidatus Syntrophosphaera sp. genome encodes:
- a CDS encoding glucose 1-dehydrogenase — translation MMNRLENKIALITGAAKGMGEADARLFASEGAALILTDIDKENLDRVAKDLAESGTKVLALRQDVSSEEDWIMVAREAKQTFGRVDILVNNAGIVKMEGIEATSREVWDKIIAVNQTGTWLGMKHIVPLMREAGGGSIVNINSVYGLIGSGTSAAYHASKGGMRVLSKTAAMEFAPYKIRVNTIFPGGVDTGIDTGQPSEQKQAQVEAFLKLIPLGRMGRPLEIANAVLFLASDESSYTTGAELVIDGGWTVP, via the coding sequence ATCATGAACAGATTGGAAAACAAGATCGCCCTGATAACGGGCGCGGCAAAAGGGATGGGCGAGGCCGACGCGAGGCTGTTTGCCTCTGAGGGCGCCGCTTTGATCCTCACGGACATAGACAAAGAGAATCTCGACCGGGTCGCCAAAGACCTGGCAGAATCTGGAACAAAGGTATTGGCCCTGAGGCAGGACGTTTCCTCCGAGGAGGACTGGATAATGGTCGCCCGGGAAGCGAAACAAACCTTCGGACGGGTGGACATCCTGGTGAACAACGCAGGCATAGTGAAGATGGAAGGCATCGAAGCCACCTCCAGGGAAGTTTGGGACAAGATCATCGCCGTGAACCAGACCGGCACCTGGCTGGGGATGAAACACATCGTGCCGCTGATGCGCGAGGCCGGCGGAGGCTCGATCGTGAACATCAATTCCGTCTATGGCCTGATCGGAAGCGGCACTTCGGCCGCCTACCACGCCTCCAAAGGGGGCATGCGCGTGCTTTCCAAGACCGCGGCGATGGAATTCGCCCCCTACAAGATCCGGGTGAACACGATCTTCCCCGGCGGAGTGGACACCGGCATCGACACCGGCCAGCCCAGCGAGCAGAAGCAGGCGCAGGTTGAAGCTTTTCTGAAGCTGATCCCCCTGGGCAGGATGGGCAGGCCGCTGGAGATCGCCAACGCGGTCCTGTTCCTCGCCTCCGATGAGAGTTCCTACACCACCGGGGCGGAGCTGGTGATCGACGGCGGCTGGACCGTCCCCTGA
- a CDS encoding nitroreductase family protein: protein MKPRPEFTHPIHELLQKRWSPRAFSDRMLKEEQALTLFEAARWAASCNNEQPWRFIWSLRDGSEKYEKLFDCLMKGNQEWAASAPLLILALIQNHFSDSGKPNRWAAHDLGLAIGNLTTQATLMDLYVHNMAGFSREKAAEHFELPEGVEPLTMFVVGWLGDPAMLSEFNQKREAQIQDRKPLAELFL, encoded by the coding sequence ATGAAACCCAGGCCTGAATTTACCCATCCCATCCATGAACTGCTCCAAAAACGCTGGAGCCCGCGCGCCTTTTCCGACCGGATGCTGAAGGAGGAGCAGGCGCTGACCCTGTTTGAAGCCGCCCGCTGGGCTGCGTCCTGCAACAACGAACAGCCCTGGCGCTTCATCTGGTCGCTGCGGGACGGCTCGGAGAAGTATGAAAAACTCTTTGACTGCCTGATGAAAGGCAACCAGGAATGGGCCGCTTCCGCGCCATTGCTGATCCTGGCCCTGATCCAGAACCACTTCAGCGACAGCGGAAAACCCAACCGCTGGGCCGCCCACGATCTGGGCCTGGCCATCGGCAACCTCACCACCCAGGCCACCCTGATGGATCTTTATGTGCACAACATGGCAGGTTTTTCCCGGGAAAAGGCGGCCGAACACTTCGAACTTCCCGAGGGGGTGGAACCCCTCACCATGTTCGTGGTGGGCTGGCTGGGCGATCCCGCCATGCTTTCGGAGTTCAATCAAAAGCGCGAAGCCCAGATCCAGGACAGGAAACCCCTGGCAGAACTTTTCCTCTAA
- a CDS encoding ABC transporter ATP-binding protein, giving the protein MSIITATNLSKTYLRGAEEIRAVDGVDIAIEAGEFVSFMGPSGSGKTTLLHLLGCLDNPSGGDLSVAGRIVFTDGKAMPERELTRIRRDTFGYIFQKFYLIPTLTVKENILLPFAFRTGRTGNAEVAGIASSLGLEQRLNHLPKEISGGEMQRVAIARALISDPKIILADEPTGNLDSKRSDEIADILADLNRSRGISIILVTHNPAVAARAGRMIELRDGKLI; this is encoded by the coding sequence ATGAGCATCATCACCGCCACCAACCTGAGCAAGACCTACCTGCGCGGCGCGGAGGAGATCCGGGCCGTGGACGGGGTGGACATTGCGATCGAGGCCGGGGAATTCGTTTCCTTCATGGGACCCTCCGGATCCGGTAAAACCACTCTGCTCCACCTTCTGGGCTGCCTGGACAATCCCAGCGGCGGAGACCTGAGCGTTGCCGGCAGGATCGTCTTCACAGACGGAAAAGCCATGCCGGAACGGGAACTGACCCGGATCCGCCGGGACACTTTTGGCTATATCTTCCAGAAATTCTATCTGATCCCCACCCTCACGGTCAAAGAGAATATCCTGCTGCCCTTTGCCTTCAGGACTGGCCGCACCGGGAACGCGGAAGTTGCCGGGATCGCCTCCAGCCTGGGCTTGGAGCAGCGCCTGAACCATCTGCCCAAGGAGATCTCCGGCGGGGAGATGCAGCGCGTGGCCATCGCCCGGGCTCTGATCAGCGATCCCAAGATCATCCTGGCCGACGAACCCACCGGCAACCTGGACAGCAAGCGCAGCGACGAGATCGCGGACATCCTGGCAGATCTGAACCGCTCGAGAGGGATCTCGATCATCCTGGTGACCCACAATCCGGCTGTGGCCGCCCGGGCGGGGAGAATGATCGAACTGCGCGACGGAAAGCTGATCTGA
- a CDS encoding ABC transporter permease, with protein sequence MPKISTIAYKNLKRKRARTVLTLLGIALSTWVLISLLGFNKGYERSLNSDIDNLGFQVLLTAKGCPYEAATLMMQGGSGLRYMPESVMDSLQAHPEVQVLTPMLMQAVFDPSVGETGAIAAYNGVDPATFPAMRSYLEFAQGGWFTDPEALEAVIGYEAAELEQREVGDILLIPEQEVELQVVGILKRSGTQDDGTIFVPYKALQKVFGLEGQLTSVGIKVDKETDIAAFEEKLYDLPDVQVVSMAQVKNTISNLVSTARVMVMSIALIAILIAMVGVMNTILMSVLERYQEIGIMKSMGASAGHIFRLIWSETVILCLLGGIIGTLLALGLSALTETLIRNLLPFSPKGSLILIDLPLVLRSIAIIVGIGIVSGIYPALRAARIKPIEAIHSSEGDS encoded by the coding sequence ATGCCAAAGATAAGCACCATCGCCTATAAGAACCTGAAGCGCAAGCGGGCGCGGACGGTTTTGACCCTGCTGGGGATCGCCCTCTCCACCTGGGTCCTGATCAGTTTGCTGGGCTTTAACAAAGGATATGAACGCTCCCTGAATTCCGACATCGACAACCTCGGTTTCCAGGTGCTGCTCACCGCCAAAGGCTGCCCCTATGAAGCGGCGACCCTGATGATGCAGGGCGGCAGCGGTTTGCGCTACATGCCGGAAAGCGTGATGGACAGCCTCCAGGCCCATCCGGAGGTGCAGGTCCTGACCCCGATGCTGATGCAGGCGGTGTTCGACCCCTCGGTGGGAGAAACCGGGGCCATCGCGGCCTACAACGGAGTCGATCCCGCCACCTTCCCCGCGATGCGCAGCTATCTGGAATTCGCCCAGGGTGGGTGGTTCACCGATCCCGAAGCCCTGGAAGCGGTGATCGGCTATGAAGCCGCGGAGCTGGAGCAGCGTGAGGTTGGGGACATCCTCCTGATCCCGGAGCAGGAAGTGGAACTGCAGGTCGTGGGCATCCTCAAGCGCAGCGGGACCCAGGACGACGGCACCATCTTCGTCCCCTACAAGGCGCTGCAAAAGGTTTTCGGCTTGGAAGGCCAGCTCACCAGCGTGGGGATCAAGGTGGACAAGGAGACCGACATCGCCGCCTTTGAAGAAAAGCTCTACGACCTCCCGGACGTGCAGGTGGTCTCCATGGCGCAGGTGAAAAACACCATCTCCAATCTGGTTTCCACGGCGCGGGTGATGGTGATGTCCATCGCGCTGATCGCCATCCTGATCGCCATGGTGGGGGTGATGAACACCATCCTGATGTCCGTTTTGGAAAGGTATCAGGAGATCGGGATCATGAAGTCCATGGGCGCCTCCGCCGGTCACATTTTCCGGCTGATCTGGAGCGAGACGGTGATCCTCTGCCTGCTGGGCGGGATCATCGGCACCCTGCTGGCTTTGGGGCTTTCCGCGCTCACCGAGACCCTGATCCGCAATCTGCTGCCCTTCTCCCCCAAAGGCTCGCTGATCCTGATCGATCTGCCCCTGGTGCTGCGTTCCATCGCCATCATCGTGGGCATCGGCATCGTCAGCGGGATCTATCCGGCCCTCAGAGCCGCGCGGATCAAGCCCATCGAGGCCATCCACAGCAGCGAGGGGGACTCATGA
- a CDS encoding FixH family protein, with amino-acid sequence MNKALMIILASLVLLPLVAQHCGSCPAGLQAEAKSTYTASDAPVLSTKKATPLYDNKSVTYKWDKSPKIGTHILYVTVRDKKNRPSDDFTITANAYMPSMRGAHDTGPKAMRMNKQKQYAIPVNFMMLGDWEIELQFSKDGKVRNTALVKLEI; translated from the coding sequence ATGAACAAAGCATTGATGATAATCCTGGCCAGCCTGGTGCTACTGCCTCTGGTGGCACAGCATTGCGGAAGTTGCCCCGCCGGCTTGCAAGCCGAGGCCAAATCAACCTATACCGCCTCCGACGCGCCTGTGCTTTCCACCAAAAAAGCCACGCCGCTCTACGACAACAAGAGCGTCACCTATAAATGGGACAAATCCCCCAAGATCGGCACCCACATCCTCTACGTGACCGTCAGGGACAAGAAGAACAGGCCTTCGGACGATTTCACGATCACCGCCAACGCCTACATGCCCTCGATGCGGGGAGCCCACGACACAGGCCCCAAGGCGATGCGGATGAACAAGCAGAAGCAATACGCCATCCCGGTCAATTTCATGATGCTCGGCGACTGGGAGATCGAGCTGCAGTTCAGCAAAGACGGCAAGGTGCGCAACACCGCGCTGGTCAAACTCGAGATTTAA
- a CDS encoding metal-sensitive transcriptional regulator: MKTCCPDTRKAHHGAELKKKLANRLKRIEGQVRGIQKMIQDDVYCDDVLTQISAVRSALGSVSQELFEAHLNSCIVDQIRSGSPNILDELKQTIAKMAKT, encoded by the coding sequence ATGAAAACATGCTGCCCAGACACGAGGAAAGCGCATCACGGCGCGGAGCTGAAAAAGAAGCTGGCCAACCGCCTGAAGCGGATCGAAGGCCAGGTGCGCGGGATCCAGAAGATGATCCAGGACGACGTCTATTGCGACGACGTGCTCACCCAGATCTCCGCCGTGCGCAGCGCCCTGGGTTCCGTTTCCCAGGAGCTGTTCGAGGCCCATCTTAATTCCTGCATAGTGGACCAGATCCGCTCCGGCTCCCCCAATATCCTGGACGAGCTGAAACAAACCATCGCCAAGATGGCGAAAACCTGA
- a CDS encoding alpha/beta fold hydrolase gives MKAVLLALALALSLGCAFGQDITGDWHGMLDIEGMKLRIVFHITSSAEGLTATFDSPDQGAFGIQVSRVAFTDPILILEMDTPPIIYTGELKDEAISGTFSQSGYELPLDLRREAMEKPVYIRPQEPQEPFPYEVEELQFTNPEAGIKLSATLTLPDKKGKHPAVILISGSGPQDRNEELMGHKPFLVIADHLTRAGIAVLRYDDRGFAASEGDFASATTLDFASDAASAVRYLQSRPEIGRIGLAGHSEGGLIAPLVAGEIPELDFIVLLAGPGLRGDRLLLLQEELIWRVDEPDEAKIERSLNINRNIFAMIMKEQDPEALTAQIREFLVQSVADGQVDIPEGYSEEDVITQFIAQMTNPWMLFFIRHDPAPILEKVQQPVLALIGSKDLQVPSRVNLEAIGAALDKAGNKNYELFELDGLNHLFQQAETGHPNEYAKIEQTIAPQALNTMTRWIKEQLGMEL, from the coding sequence ATGAAAGCAGTTTTATTGGCGCTGGCGCTGGCTTTGAGCCTGGGCTGCGCGTTTGGACAGGATATCACGGGCGACTGGCACGGCATGCTGGATATTGAGGGCATGAAGCTGCGGATCGTGTTTCACATCACTTCCTCCGCAGAAGGCCTTACCGCCACTTTCGACAGCCCGGACCAGGGCGCTTTCGGCATTCAGGTCAGCAGGGTGGCCTTCACGGACCCAATCCTCATTTTGGAAATGGACACGCCTCCCATCATTTATACGGGAGAACTCAAAGACGAAGCCATCTCCGGAACCTTCAGCCAATCCGGATATGAACTGCCGCTGGATCTGCGGCGCGAAGCCATGGAAAAGCCTGTTTACATCCGGCCTCAGGAGCCTCAGGAGCCCTTCCCCTATGAGGTCGAGGAGCTTCAATTCACCAATCCTGAGGCGGGGATCAAACTGTCCGCGACCCTCACTCTGCCGGACAAAAAAGGCAAACACCCGGCCGTGATCCTGATCAGCGGAAGCGGGCCCCAGGATAGAAATGAAGAACTGATGGGGCACAAGCCTTTCCTGGTGATCGCCGACCACCTAACCCGCGCCGGGATTGCCGTCCTGCGCTATGACGACCGCGGTTTCGCGGCTTCGGAAGGGGATTTCGCCTCCGCCACGACTCTGGATTTCGCCTCCGACGCGGCCAGCGCGGTCAGATACCTGCAAAGCCGCCCGGAGATAGGCAGGATCGGCCTGGCGGGCCATAGCGAAGGCGGATTGATCGCCCCGTTGGTCGCAGGCGAAATTCCGGAACTGGATTTCATCGTCCTGCTGGCTGGGCCTGGCCTCCGGGGAGACAGGCTCCTGCTTCTGCAAGAAGAACTGATCTGGCGGGTCGACGAACCGGACGAGGCCAAGATCGAGAGATCCCTGAACATCAACCGCAACATCTTCGCCATGATCATGAAAGAACAGGATCCCGAGGCCCTGACCGCTCAGATCCGCGAATTCCTTGTCCAGAGCGTCGCGGATGGCCAGGTCGACATCCCCGAAGGCTATTCCGAAGAGGATGTCATCACCCAGTTCATCGCCCAGATGACAAATCCCTGGATGCTCTTCTTCATCCGCCACGATCCCGCGCCAATCCTGGAGAAAGTGCAGCAACCCGTCCTGGCCCTGATCGGCTCGAAGGACCTGCAGGTGCCGTCCAGAGTGAATCTGGAGGCCATCGGCGCGGCCCTGGACAAGGCGGGCAACAAAAACTACGAACTATTCGAGCTGGACGGGCTGAACCACCTCTTCCAGCAAGCCGAAACCGGACATCCAAACGAATATGCCAAGATCGAACAGACCATTGCGCCTCAGGCCCTGAATACCATGACCCGCTGGATCAAAGAGCAGCTCGGAATGGAGTTGTAG